From a region of the Hymenobacter jejuensis genome:
- a CDS encoding FkbM family methyltransferase: MKELRKLLVRALGFERYIRLVSRVYLRLVGAGWGKEKYPELFFLQNIVNQGFTCIDIGANLGYYSVALSKLVGPQGKVLAVEPIPLFQQIWRDNVRLSGYDNLTLLPYALGGQNTTVQMGTPERDGLLHHGMTKVAASNTAEKYARTYDVPMRQPDELFTDLTRLDFVKCDVEGFEYEVFRHMQGTLRRFRPLIQTELNGLENRQAVVALLDSLGYKPFQLSARLELVPCTATELASPATADFYFQPTS; encoded by the coding sequence ATGAAAGAACTCCGCAAACTCCTCGTCCGGGCGCTTGGCTTCGAGCGCTACATCCGTTTGGTTAGTCGTGTGTATTTGCGACTGGTGGGCGCTGGCTGGGGCAAAGAGAAATATCCGGAATTATTCTTTTTGCAAAATATTGTAAATCAAGGGTTTACTTGTATTGATATTGGGGCTAACCTGGGGTATTACTCCGTGGCCTTATCGAAGCTGGTGGGGCCGCAAGGGAAAGTACTAGCCGTTGAGCCTATTCCGCTGTTTCAGCAAATCTGGCGCGACAACGTGCGCTTGAGTGGGTACGACAACCTCACGTTGCTGCCCTACGCCTTAGGCGGCCAAAACACCACCGTGCAAATGGGCACGCCTGAGCGCGACGGCTTGCTGCACCACGGCATGACCAAAGTAGCCGCCAGCAACACGGCCGAAAAGTACGCCCGCACCTACGACGTGCCCATGCGCCAACCCGACGAGCTCTTCACTGACCTCACTCGCCTCGACTTCGTGAAGTGCGATGTGGAAGGCTTTGAGTACGAGGTGTTTCGCCATATGCAGGGCACGCTGCGCCGCTTCCGGCCGCTAATCCAAACCGAGCTAAACGGCCTCGAAAACCGCCAGGCCGTGGTAGCGCTACTAGATTCGCTGGGCTACAAACCATTTCAGTTGTCTGCGCGTTTGGAACTTGTGCCCTGCACGGCCACCGAGTTGGCCAGCCCTGCTACCGCCGATTTTTACTTTCAACCCACTTCTTAA
- a CDS encoding SDR family NAD(P)-dependent oxidoreductase, whose product MAKDPNLSVALVTGAASGIGQELAHLLAKDQYQLILVDQNPGGLQGFADHLQSVHHIQPTLITQDLSQPGAAQRVYDEVKNKGLQVDILVNDAGFGLAGPFLDADINRHVAMINTNITALMELTFLFGRDMKQRNKGRILQLASLASFQPNANLAVYGATKAFVLSFTEAITAELQDSGVTITALCPGATETEFFVTAHAEDTKEGQSKKADPKDVAKDGYEALMSGEPRVISGVNNKVMATITNVVPDKWLAAMSKKQFEPAAKQ is encoded by the coding sequence ATGGCTAAGGATCCCAATCTCTCCGTGGCTCTCGTAACCGGGGCCGCCAGCGGCATTGGCCAAGAGCTCGCGCATTTGCTCGCCAAAGACCAATACCAGCTCATTCTGGTCGATCAGAACCCCGGCGGCCTGCAAGGCTTTGCCGACCATTTGCAGAGCGTCCATCACATTCAGCCCACGCTTATCACGCAGGATCTCAGCCAACCCGGCGCGGCCCAACGCGTGTACGACGAAGTAAAGAACAAAGGCCTGCAAGTCGATATCTTGGTTAACGACGCGGGCTTCGGTCTTGCCGGTCCGTTTCTGGATGCCGACATCAACCGGCACGTGGCCATGATTAACACCAACATTACGGCCTTGATGGAGCTCACGTTCCTGTTTGGGCGCGACATGAAGCAGCGCAACAAGGGCCGCATTCTGCAACTGGCGTCGCTGGCTTCGTTTCAACCCAACGCCAACTTGGCGGTGTACGGCGCCACCAAAGCATTTGTATTGTCGTTTACGGAGGCCATCACGGCCGAGCTACAAGACTCAGGCGTTACCATCACGGCACTGTGCCCCGGCGCCACCGAAACTGAGTTCTTCGTGACGGCCCACGCCGAAGACACCAAAGAAGGCCAGAGCAAGAAAGCCGACCCGAAAGACGTGGCTAAAGATGGCTATGAAGCCCTGATGAGCGGCGAGCCGCGCGTAATCTCAGGCGTCAACAACAAAGTAATGGCGACCATCACCAACGTGGTGCCCGACAAATGGCTGGCGGCCATGAGCAAAAAGCAATTTGAGCCGGCAGCTAAACAATAA
- a CDS encoding SDR family NAD(P)-dependent oxidoreductase — translation MEKRFQDKICLVTGATSGIGRATAIRLAQEGGRVAVLGRNEQEGQEVLATIEAAGGEAIFLDTDLADDAQLAAAVQQTLDKWQRIDVLINDAAMMTFKPIVDLDPKDWDKLMNVNIRALFRLCQLSLPHMQDGRIVAVSSVHAHETTANVVPYAASKGAMEAFVRGLSQEIPHSKARINAVAPGAVDTPMLWDNPNVKSGAEKVTGQVGTPEDLAAAICFLASDEAKFINGTTLVVDGGRLDAL, via the coding sequence ATGGAAAAGCGTTTTCAAGACAAAATATGCCTAGTTACCGGCGCCACGTCCGGCATTGGGCGCGCAACGGCCATCCGGCTGGCGCAGGAAGGCGGCCGGGTGGCGGTGCTCGGCCGCAACGAGCAGGAGGGCCAAGAAGTGCTGGCTACCATTGAGGCGGCTGGCGGCGAGGCTATCTTTCTGGACACCGACCTGGCCGACGACGCCCAGCTTGCGGCAGCCGTGCAACAAACCCTCGACAAGTGGCAGCGCATCGATGTGCTCATCAACGACGCCGCCATGATGACGTTCAAACCCATAGTCGACTTGGACCCTAAGGATTGGGATAAGCTGATGAATGTAAACATTCGGGCCCTGTTCCGGCTCTGTCAGCTGAGTTTACCGCACATGCAGGACGGCCGCATTGTGGCCGTCAGCTCGGTGCACGCCCACGAAACCACTGCCAATGTCGTTCCCTACGCAGCCAGCAAAGGCGCGATGGAAGCTTTTGTGCGCGGTCTGAGCCAAGAAATACCGCATTCCAAAGCACGCATCAACGCCGTAGCACCCGGAGCCGTCGATACGCCCATGCTTTGGGACAACCCCAACGTAAAAAGCGGCGCCGAGAAAGTAACCGGGCAAGTCGGCACCCCAGAAGATTTAGCAGCCGCTATTTGCTTCTTGGCTTCCGACGAAGCCAAGTTCATCAACGGCACCACGCTCGTCGTAGACGGCGGCCGTCTCGACGCTTTATAA